In the Aristaeella hokkaidonensis genome, AGCCTGTTCAATCACAGCCTGTTCCCGCTTCAGTTCGGTCTTCAGGTCGATCACCTTGACTTCCTTGTCGGGGATCAGCTTGTTGGCAGTCGTCTTCATGAACTCGCGCTTGTTTTCCACTGTGCCCAGGAAATATCCCACTCCGAACAGCACGCACAGCAGCAGGGTCTTCCAGAAACCGATCA is a window encoding:
- a CDS encoding DUF2273 domain-containing protein → MNLKKGTPLCGLILGAILVGIGALMMLIGFWKTLLLCVLFGVGYFLGTVENKREFMKTTANKLIPDKEVKVIDLKTELKREQAVIEQAVEAEPKPEKKTVKKTAEKKTDKE